A stretch of the Papaver somniferum cultivar HN1 chromosome 6, ASM357369v1, whole genome shotgun sequence genome encodes the following:
- the LOC113289927 gene encoding glucan endo-1,3-beta-glucosidase 12-like, translating to MAIRDQKGFYYSGSKKVLHSFIFFLLGLLFFSGFSAAEKPLMEETYSKELDQKRELIPLSASSRRLIFKVDSKSSTTEKDVTTPITTVPLINPMNPGTYTSPLVNPLSNPPGPTMTNPTGPIMTNPTSPTMTNPNNPSTAASSSGGSWCVASQSASQPALQVALDYACGYGKADCSAIQTAGKCYNPNTLRDHASYAFNECYQKNPRPTSCNFGGAAVITNVDPSSGACQYGSTSTSSSILNTTNPTGATIFGAEPSGPSDSAASMSESLPLVITSTCLLMSFLSLNL from the exons ATGGCAATACGGGATCAAAAAGGTTTTTATTATTCGGGTAGTAAAAAGGTCTTGCACAGTTTCATCTTCTTTCTCCTGGGTCTTCTCTTCTTTTCAG GTTTTAGTGCTGCAGAGAAGCCATTGATGGAAGAAACTTACAGTAAAGAACTGGATCAAAAGAGAGAACTAATACCTTTATCAGCTTCTTCTCGACGATTAATCTTCAAAGTCGACTCAAAATCCTCTACAACTGAAAAAGATGTCACAACTCCAATCACAACAGTTCCTTTAATCAACCCAATGAATCCTGGAACGTATACAAGTCCACTTGTAAATCCACTTTCAAATCCACCAGGACCTACTATGACAAATCCAACAGGACCAATTATGACAAATCCAACAAGTCCAACTATGACAAATCCAAATAATCCTTCAACTGCTGCATCATCATCAGGGGGAAGTTGGTGTGTCGCAAGCCAGAGTGCTTCACAACCAGCCTTACAAGTTGCACTTGACTACGCCTGTGGATATGGCAAAGCCGATTGTTCTGCAATTCAAACAGCTGGAAAATGTTATAACCCAAATACGCTTCGCGATCATGCATCTTATGCATTCAATGAATGCTACCAGAAGAATCCGAGACCTACTAGCTGCAATTTTGGAGGAGCTGCTGTGATCACCAATGTCGACCCAA GCTCTGGAGCATGTCAGTATGGATCAACCAG CACAAGTTCATCAATTCTGAACACAACAAACCCAACAGGAGCAACAATTTTCGGCGCAGAACCATCAGGACCCAGTGATTCAGCAGCTTCGATGTCTGAAAGCCTGCCTCTTGTTATCACTTCAACATGCCTCCTAATGTCCTTTCTCTCCCTGAATCTCTAA